One Nonomuraea angiospora DNA segment encodes these proteins:
- the ybaK gene encoding Cys-tRNA(Pro) deacylase, with amino-acid sequence MSTSKGKGGTPATVALTKAKAAFTLHPYEHDASAQAYGEEAADALGVPYERIFKTLVAEVESGLAVAVVPVSGKLDLKALASALNSKRAAMADAAKVERVTGYVVGGISPLGQRKQLPTVVDSSALDFETIYFSAGKRGLQIETAPDNLITLTRAVTAPIGKTG; translated from the coding sequence GTGAGCACATCGAAAGGCAAGGGCGGCACCCCGGCCACCGTGGCGCTGACCAAGGCCAAGGCCGCATTCACGCTTCACCCGTACGAGCACGACGCCTCGGCCCAGGCCTACGGCGAGGAGGCCGCGGACGCGCTCGGCGTCCCCTATGAGCGGATCTTCAAGACGCTGGTGGCCGAGGTGGAGAGCGGGCTGGCGGTGGCGGTCGTGCCCGTGTCGGGCAAGCTCGACCTCAAGGCCCTGGCCAGTGCCCTCAACAGCAAGCGGGCCGCCATGGCCGACGCCGCCAAGGTGGAGCGTGTCACCGGCTACGTCGTGGGCGGCATCAGCCCCCTGGGCCAGCGCAAGCAGCTCCCGACGGTGGTCGACTCCTCGGCGCTCGACTTCGAGACGATCTACTTCTCGGCCGGGAAGCGCGGCCTCCAGATCGAGACCGCGCCCGACAACCTCATCACGCTCACCAGGGCCGTCACCGCCCCCATCGGGAAGACCGGCTAA
- a CDS encoding AraC family transcriptional regulator: protein MTAIRHLPEAPTGRRPLAPGAGIDAHRHDTHQIVYACRGVLSVTTGAGTWVAPANRAIWIPAGTVHEHRAHGDTDLRLVGLAGNPLGLGHPTVLVVGPLLRELIITYTSDDRSPSDGGERERLWAVLVDQLKRAPEQRLHLPAARDPRLSAVCAILHRDPADTRTLAQLAVQAGTSDRTLARLCRRELGMSFPQWRTQLRLHHALLLLADGVAVTTVAHRCGWASASAFIDVFRRAFGYTPGRAFTL from the coding sequence ATGACGGCAATCCGCCATCTGCCCGAGGCGCCGACGGGACGCCGGCCGCTGGCCCCCGGTGCGGGCATCGACGCGCACCGGCACGACACCCACCAGATCGTCTACGCCTGCCGCGGCGTGCTCTCGGTCACCACCGGCGCGGGCACCTGGGTCGCCCCGGCCAACCGCGCCATCTGGATCCCGGCCGGCACCGTCCACGAGCACCGCGCCCACGGCGACACCGACCTGCGCCTGGTGGGCCTCGCCGGCAACCCCCTCGGCCTCGGCCATCCCACCGTCCTCGTCGTCGGCCCCCTGCTCCGCGAGCTGATCATCACCTACACCTCGGACGACCGATCCCCATCAGACGGCGGGGAGCGCGAAAGGCTGTGGGCCGTGCTCGTCGACCAGCTCAAACGCGCCCCCGAGCAGCGGCTGCACCTGCCCGCCGCCCGCGACCCCAGGCTGAGCGCCGTCTGCGCGATCCTGCACCGCGACCCCGCCGACACCAGGACCCTGGCGCAGCTGGCCGTCCAGGCCGGCACCAGCGACCGTACGCTGGCCCGGCTGTGCCGGCGCGAGCTGGGCATGAGCTTCCCGCAGTGGCGCACCCAGCTCCGCCTGCACCACGCGCTGCTCCTGCTGGCCGACGGCGTCGCCGTGACGACCGTCGCCCACCGGTGCGGGTGGGCGTCGGCGAGCGCGTTCATCGACGTCTTCAGGCGGGCCTTCGGGTACACCCCCGGCAGGGCCTTTACATTGTAG
- a CDS encoding MFS transporter, whose translation MNRTPMLAAGHAAVDFYQGAVPALVPFLVAGRGYGYVAVSGIVLAATLLSSVVQPVFGVLTDRWRMPWLIPVSTLVAGAGVALGGVTDSYVLTWLAVALSGLGVAAYHPESARLARIASEGSHVRMSWFSLGGTLGFASAPVLVTPLLAGWGLGASPLLAAPAVLGAVATLPAVRALAGGGRAARAAAPVPGRDDWPSFARLTLVIVFRSVVYVGLSAFVALFMGGGAAGAVALFVLFAGGAVGTVLGGRLAARWGRMRTMRLAYALAVPAVAGVVLAPGPVAYAFVAASSIALYAPFSLHVTLGQDFLPTRVGTAGGVTLGLAVSVGGLASPLVGALAEATTLRTALACLIVFPALAWLLARTLKEPVPEPAA comes from the coding sequence GTGAACAGGACCCCGATGCTCGCCGCCGGCCACGCGGCCGTGGACTTCTACCAGGGCGCCGTCCCCGCGCTCGTGCCCTTCCTGGTGGCCGGCCGCGGCTACGGGTACGTCGCCGTGTCCGGCATCGTGCTGGCCGCGACGCTGCTGTCGTCGGTCGTGCAGCCGGTGTTCGGGGTGCTGACGGACAGGTGGCGGATGCCGTGGCTGATCCCGGTGAGCACGCTGGTCGCGGGCGCCGGGGTGGCGCTTGGAGGGGTGACGGACTCCTACGTGCTGACCTGGCTGGCCGTGGCGCTGTCCGGGCTCGGCGTGGCGGCCTACCATCCGGAGTCCGCGCGGCTGGCCAGGATCGCGAGCGAGGGCAGTCACGTCCGGATGAGCTGGTTCTCGCTGGGCGGGACGCTGGGGTTCGCGTCGGCTCCGGTGCTGGTGACGCCGTTGCTGGCGGGGTGGGGGCTGGGCGCCTCGCCGTTGCTGGCCGCGCCGGCGGTGCTGGGGGCGGTGGCGACGCTGCCGGCGGTCCGGGCGCTGGCCGGGGGAGGGCGGGCGGCGCGGGCCGCGGCGCCGGTGCCGGGCCGGGACGACTGGCCGTCGTTCGCCAGGCTGACGCTGGTGATCGTCTTCCGCTCGGTCGTGTACGTCGGGCTGAGCGCCTTCGTGGCCCTGTTCATGGGGGGCGGGGCGGCGGGCGCGGTGGCGCTGTTCGTGCTGTTCGCGGGCGGGGCGGTGGGGACCGTGCTGGGTGGCCGGCTGGCGGCCCGGTGGGGGCGGATGCGGACGATGCGCCTGGCCTACGCGCTGGCGGTGCCGGCGGTCGCGGGGGTGGTGCTGGCGCCGGGACCTGTCGCGTACGCCTTCGTCGCGGCCTCGTCCATCGCCCTGTACGCGCCGTTCTCGCTGCATGTCACGCTGGGCCAGGACTTCCTGCCCACCCGGGTGGGCACGGCGGGCGGCGTGACCCTGGGGCTCGCGGTGAGCGTGGGCGGGCTGGCCAGCCCGCTGGTGGGCGCGCTCGCCGAGGCCACCACGTTGCGGACGGCGCTGGCGTGCCTGATCGTCTTCCCGGCACTGGCCTGGCTGCTGGCCAGGACGCTGAAGGAGCCGGTGCCGGAGCCCGCCGCCTGA
- a CDS encoding trypsin-like serine peptidase, which produces MSSISLKGDTVPKVLVTTLTTLAGVALAVPATAGQQPPLTPVQDRAWGAASSPLMQPARAVRYWTASKQAQATAAELPKSLKARAQAATELPKSLEAQAQLRSVPDGKRITPGGDVNGYAPMPRPYTSATQSRVTGRLFYVNSSGVDDSCSASVVRSAVGLLIVTAAHCVYSVPLGASAGRWHTNFAFVPAYDGQAADVRGREPYGRWGARRAWKPDSYTGMSGGDWNSHYDIALIEVGTKNRTLQDAVGAFTPIRNQGGAYTVATTGYPGVSGRKPYDGEDQLWCLARTEPTGGIADTGTLFASRITTTSAGGRMETHNCHLFKGHSGGPWLLRGTDDLIGVLSAGTEDGGADGYSVANAINAESYGAIIKQADPQGVYDALSISTSGPRRPVRRGRGTAIVKATVTMRGLMGAAQVPVTFTLPAGTSLSSVNGAPCKRSGRQATCTIASIHPGRPVQLAARVRVTRRANRYPRVTAHVDSSRLDTNQRDNTSTVALSTYRR; this is translated from the coding sequence ATGTCGTCGATTTCGCTCAAAGGGGACACCGTGCCGAAGGTCCTGGTCACCACGCTCACCACGCTGGCCGGCGTCGCCCTCGCGGTGCCCGCGACCGCCGGTCAGCAGCCCCCTTTGACGCCCGTCCAGGACCGCGCCTGGGGCGCCGCGTCGTCCCCGCTGATGCAGCCCGCCCGCGCCGTGCGTTACTGGACCGCGAGCAAACAGGCCCAGGCCACCGCCGCGGAGCTGCCGAAGAGCCTGAAAGCACGCGCCCAGGCCGCCACGGAGCTGCCGAAGAGCCTCGAGGCACAGGCCCAGCTGCGCAGCGTGCCGGACGGCAAACGGATCACCCCGGGCGGGGACGTGAACGGCTACGCCCCCATGCCCCGCCCGTACACCAGCGCGACCCAGAGCCGCGTCACCGGGCGGCTGTTCTACGTCAACTCCAGCGGCGTGGACGACTCCTGCAGCGCGTCCGTCGTACGCTCGGCGGTCGGGCTGCTCATCGTCACCGCCGCCCACTGCGTGTACAGCGTGCCGCTGGGAGCGTCGGCCGGCCGGTGGCACACGAACTTCGCGTTCGTGCCCGCGTACGACGGGCAGGCCGCCGACGTGCGGGGCCGCGAGCCGTACGGGCGGTGGGGCGCCCGCCGGGCGTGGAAGCCCGACTCCTACACCGGCATGAGCGGCGGCGACTGGAACTCGCACTACGACATCGCCCTCATCGAGGTCGGCACGAAGAACCGCACGCTCCAGGACGCCGTCGGCGCCTTCACCCCGATCCGCAACCAGGGCGGCGCGTACACCGTCGCCACCACGGGCTACCCCGGCGTGAGCGGCAGGAAGCCGTACGACGGCGAGGACCAGCTCTGGTGCCTGGCCAGGACCGAGCCGACCGGCGGCATCGCCGACACCGGCACCCTGTTCGCCTCCCGCATCACCACCACGTCCGCCGGCGGGCGCATGGAGACGCACAACTGCCACCTGTTCAAGGGCCACAGCGGCGGCCCGTGGCTGCTCAGAGGCACCGACGACCTGATCGGCGTGCTGTCGGCGGGCACGGAGGACGGCGGGGCGGACGGCTACTCCGTCGCCAACGCCATCAACGCCGAGAGCTACGGCGCGATCATCAAGCAGGCCGACCCGCAGGGGGTGTACGACGCGCTGTCCATCAGCACCTCCGGCCCGCGCCGCCCGGTCAGGCGCGGCCGCGGCACCGCGATCGTCAAGGCGACCGTGACCATGCGCGGGCTGATGGGCGCCGCCCAGGTGCCCGTCACGTTCACCCTGCCGGCCGGTACGAGCCTGTCCTCGGTGAACGGCGCCCCGTGCAAGCGCTCGGGCAGGCAGGCCACCTGCACGATCGCCTCCATCCACCCCGGGCGCCCGGTCCAGCTCGCGGCCCGCGTCCGCGTGACCCGCCGGGCCAACCGCTACCCGCGCGTCACCGCCCACGTGGACTCGAGCCGCCTCGACACGAACCAGCGCGACAACACCAGCACCGTCGCCCTCTCCACCTACCGCCGCTGA
- the ligD gene encoding non-homologous end-joining DNA ligase: protein MVRLPAYAPMLAQLGTLTSVQGADWAVEMKWDGVRALAYLQGGAVRLMSRNAKDITPAYPELQLMAGAAGGHAAVIDGEIVAFDETGRPSFEALQPRMHQRNPAAVAELARSVPVTFMAFDILHLDDDSTVSRPYSARRELLETTFTPGYRWEVPVWFADHAGLAFDSSRQLGLEGVVCKRMGSPYRPGRRSSDWTKVKNVRTAEVVIGGWKPGGGRRSGMIGSLLLGAYDQRGRLRFVGHVGTGFTEAMLRDLGERLAPLERPGPPFDEPVPREHARDARWVEPRLVGEVQYAEVTGDRRLRHPSWRGLRLDREPSETSTAEFLPPGLTGDAAAG from the coding sequence ATGGTGCGGCTGCCGGCCTACGCGCCGATGCTGGCGCAGCTCGGCACCCTGACCTCCGTCCAGGGTGCGGACTGGGCCGTGGAGATGAAATGGGACGGCGTGCGCGCCCTCGCCTACCTCCAGGGCGGCGCCGTCCGCCTGATGTCGCGCAACGCCAAGGACATCACCCCCGCCTACCCCGAGCTCCAGCTCATGGCCGGCGCCGCCGGCGGGCACGCCGCCGTGATCGACGGGGAGATCGTGGCGTTCGACGAGACCGGGCGGCCCAGCTTCGAGGCGCTGCAGCCCCGGATGCACCAGCGCAACCCGGCGGCGGTGGCCGAACTGGCCAGGTCGGTGCCGGTGACGTTCATGGCGTTCGACATCCTGCACCTCGACGACGACAGCACCGTCTCCCGCCCCTACAGCGCCCGCAGGGAGCTGCTCGAGACCACGTTCACGCCCGGCTACCGCTGGGAGGTGCCCGTGTGGTTCGCCGACCACGCCGGGCTCGCGTTCGACTCCTCCCGGCAGCTCGGGCTCGAAGGCGTCGTGTGCAAGCGGATGGGCTCGCCGTACCGGCCCGGCAGGCGCAGCAGCGACTGGACGAAGGTCAAGAACGTACGCACCGCCGAGGTCGTGATCGGCGGGTGGAAGCCGGGGGGCGGGCGGCGTTCCGGGATGATCGGGTCGCTGCTGCTGGGCGCCTACGACCAGCGGGGGCGGCTGCGGTTCGTGGGGCACGTCGGGACCGGGTTCACCGAGGCCATGCTGCGCGACCTGGGCGAGCGCCTGGCGCCCCTCGAACGCCCCGGCCCGCCGTTCGACGAGCCGGTGCCGCGCGAGCACGCCAGGGACGCGCGCTGGGTGGAGCCGCGCCTGGTCGGGGAGGTGCAGTACGCCGAGGTCACCGGCGACCGCCGCCTGCGCCACCCGTCGTGGCGCGGGCTGCGGCTCGATCGCGAGCCGTCCGAGACCAGCACCGCCGAGTTCCTTCCCCCCGGCCTCACCGGCGACGCCGCGGCCGGCTGA
- the hisD gene encoding histidinol dehydrogenase codes for MISRIDMRGSLPENLRDVLPRAELDVEAALEKVRPICDDVRHRGAAAVRELTARFDGVEIASTRVSAEAIDTALRELDPKVRAALEESIRRARLVHRDQRRTDVTTQVVPGGTVTERWVPVDRVGLYVPGGRAVYPSSVVMNVVPAQEAGVASLAVTSPAQKEFGGLPHPTILAACALLGVDEVYSVGGAQAVAMFAYGTEECPPATMVTGPGNIWVAAAKRLLKGRIGIDSEAGPTEIAVLADETADPVHVAADLISQAEHDVIAAAVLVTTSAELAGAVERELPAQVSATKHTERITEALSGRQSGIVLVGSIDDGIKVVDAYAAEHLEIHTANASEVAGRIRNAGAIFVGPYAPVSLGDYLAGSNHVLPTGGCACHSSGLSVQSFLRGIHVVDYTRDALAGAAAHVSVLADAEDLPAHGAAIRARFDWQIPTETA; via the coding sequence GTGATTTCCCGTATTGACATGCGCGGTTCTCTTCCGGAGAACCTGCGCGACGTGCTGCCCCGCGCCGAGCTCGACGTCGAGGCCGCCCTGGAGAAGGTGCGGCCCATCTGCGACGACGTGCGCCATCGCGGGGCGGCAGCCGTACGGGAGCTGACCGCCAGGTTCGACGGTGTCGAGATCGCCTCCACCCGCGTCTCCGCCGAGGCCATCGACACGGCCCTGCGCGAGCTCGACCCCAAGGTCAGGGCGGCGCTGGAGGAGTCGATCAGGCGGGCCAGGCTGGTCCACCGCGATCAGCGGCGCACCGACGTCACCACCCAGGTCGTGCCCGGCGGCACCGTGACCGAGCGGTGGGTGCCGGTCGATCGGGTGGGCCTCTACGTCCCCGGCGGCCGCGCGGTCTACCCCTCCAGCGTGGTCATGAACGTCGTCCCGGCGCAGGAGGCCGGCGTCGCCTCGCTGGCCGTGACCAGCCCGGCGCAGAAGGAGTTCGGCGGGCTGCCGCACCCCACGATCCTGGCCGCGTGCGCGCTGCTCGGCGTGGACGAGGTCTACTCGGTGGGCGGGGCGCAGGCGGTGGCCATGTTCGCCTACGGCACGGAGGAGTGCCCGCCCGCCACGATGGTGACCGGTCCCGGCAACATCTGGGTGGCGGCCGCCAAGCGGCTGCTCAAGGGGCGCATCGGCATCGACTCCGAGGCGGGCCCGACCGAGATCGCCGTGCTGGCCGACGAGACGGCCGACCCGGTCCACGTGGCCGCCGACCTGATCAGCCAGGCCGAGCACGACGTGATCGCCGCCGCCGTGCTGGTCACCACCAGCGCCGAGCTGGCCGGCGCGGTCGAGAGGGAGCTGCCGGCGCAGGTCTCGGCGACCAAGCACACCGAGCGCATCACCGAGGCGCTGAGCGGCAGGCAGTCGGGCATCGTGCTGGTCGGCTCCATCGACGACGGCATCAAGGTCGTGGACGCGTACGCCGCCGAGCACCTGGAGATCCACACCGCGAACGCCTCGGAAGTAGCCGGAAGGATCCGCAACGCCGGGGCCATCTTCGTGGGCCCGTACGCCCCCGTGTCGCTCGGCGACTACCTCGCCGGGTCCAACCACGTGCTGCCCACGGGCGGCTGCGCCTGCCACTCCAGCGGCCTGTCGGTGCAGTCGTTCCTGCGCGGCATCCACGTCGTCGACTACACCCGCGACGCCCTCGCGGGCGCGGCGGCCCACGTGTCGGTCCTGGCGGACGCCGAGGACCTTCCGGCCCACGGCGCCGCGATCCGCGCCCGATTCGACTGGCAGATTCCCACGGAGACCGCGTGA
- a CDS encoding histidinol-phosphate transaminase: MNLDDLPIRDDLRGKSPYGAPQIDVPVRLNTNENPYPPSAELVADLAEAVRESAGELNRYPDRDATALRAELAGYLGHGLTTEQVWAANGSNEVLQQILQAFGGHGRTAIGFEPSYSMHPIITSGTSTEWISASREDDFSIDPGKATAAIEEHQPDIVFLASPNNPTGTAQPLETIKAVLAAAKGMVVVDEAYAEFAREGTPSALTLLPEHPRLIVTRTMSKAFAMAGTRLGYLAAHPAVVEALLLVRLPYHLSTLTQAAARVALRHRAELLGTVDALRRERDDTVAWLRSKGLAVADSDANFVLFGRFPDRRKVWEGLLERGVLIREVGPPQWLRVSIGTGEEMAAFRAALEGVL, encoded by the coding sequence GTGAACCTCGACGACCTGCCCATCCGAGACGACCTCCGGGGTAAGTCGCCGTACGGCGCGCCCCAGATCGACGTCCCCGTCAGGCTCAACACCAACGAAAACCCCTACCCGCCCTCGGCCGAGCTGGTCGCCGACCTGGCCGAGGCGGTCCGGGAGAGCGCGGGCGAGCTCAACCGCTACCCCGACAGGGACGCCACGGCCCTGCGCGCCGAGCTGGCCGGCTACCTCGGCCACGGCCTGACCACCGAGCAGGTGTGGGCCGCCAACGGCTCCAACGAGGTGCTCCAGCAGATCCTGCAGGCCTTCGGCGGCCACGGCCGCACGGCCATCGGGTTCGAGCCGTCCTACTCGATGCACCCGATCATCACCAGCGGCACGAGCACCGAGTGGATCTCGGCCAGCCGCGAGGACGACTTCTCGATCGACCCCGGCAAGGCGACGGCGGCGATCGAGGAGCACCAGCCCGACATCGTGTTCCTGGCCTCGCCCAACAACCCGACCGGCACCGCCCAGCCGCTGGAGACGATCAAGGCCGTGCTGGCGGCGGCCAAGGGCATGGTCGTGGTGGACGAGGCCTACGCCGAGTTCGCCCGCGAGGGCACCCCGTCGGCGCTGACCCTGCTGCCCGAGCACCCCAGGCTGATCGTCACCAGGACGATGTCCAAGGCGTTCGCCATGGCGGGCACCCGGCTCGGCTATCTCGCCGCCCACCCGGCCGTGGTGGAGGCGCTGCTGCTGGTGCGCCTGCCGTACCACCTGTCCACGCTCACCCAGGCGGCGGCGCGCGTGGCGCTGCGGCACCGCGCCGAGCTGCTGGGCACGGTCGACGCGCTGCGGCGCGAGCGCGACGACACGGTCGCGTGGCTGCGTTCCAAGGGCCTGGCCGTGGCCGACTCCGACGCCAACTTCGTGCTGTTCGGGCGTTTCCCCGACCGGCGCAAGGTGTGGGAGGGACTGCTGGAGCGCGGGGTGCTCATCCGCGAGGTGGGCCCGCCACAATGGCTGCGGGTGTCGATCGGCACCGGTGAGGAGATGGCGGCCTTCCGCGCCGCCCTGGAAGGAGTCTTGTGA
- the hisB gene encoding imidazoleglycerol-phosphate dehydratase HisB — MSRVGRVERVTKETSVLVEVGLDGTGRVEVSTGVGFFDHMLAQLGKHGLFDLTVKTEGDLHIDSHHTIEDTALALGAAFREALGDKSGIRRFGSASCPLDESLAQVTVDLSGRPYLVHSEPEGMAPMIGPEYDTTMTRHILESLVAQAAICLHVHVPYGRNAHHIVEAQFKALARALREASELDPRATGVPSTKGVL, encoded by the coding sequence GTGAGTCGCGTAGGCCGCGTCGAGCGCGTTACGAAGGAGACCTCGGTCCTGGTGGAGGTCGGCCTCGACGGCACCGGCCGGGTCGAGGTGTCCACCGGGGTCGGCTTCTTCGACCACATGCTGGCCCAGCTCGGCAAGCACGGGCTGTTCGACCTGACGGTCAAGACCGAGGGCGACCTGCACATCGACTCCCACCACACGATCGAGGACACCGCGCTCGCGCTGGGCGCGGCGTTCCGCGAGGCGCTGGGCGACAAGTCGGGCATCAGGAGGTTCGGCAGCGCGTCGTGCCCGCTGGACGAGTCGCTGGCCCAGGTCACCGTCGACCTGTCCGGGCGTCCCTATCTCGTGCACTCCGAGCCCGAGGGCATGGCGCCGATGATCGGCCCCGAGTACGACACGACGATGACCCGCCACATCCTGGAGTCGCTGGTCGCGCAGGCCGCGATCTGCCTGCACGTCCACGTGCCCTACGGGCGCAACGCCCACCACATCGTGGAGGCCCAGTTCAAGGCGCTGGCCAGGGCGCTGCGCGAGGCGTCCGAGCTCGACCCGCGCGCCACGGGCGTGCCGAGCACCAAGGGCGTCCTGTGA
- the hisH gene encoding imidazole glycerol phosphate synthase subunit HisH, with protein sequence MVVGKKVVVLDYGSGNLRSAERALARVGADVTVTSDFDAAMEADGLVVPGVGAFEACMTGLRSVRGERIIGRRLSGGRPVLGICVGMQILFARGVEHGVETEGCAEWPGTVERLEAPVLPHMGWNTVKAPAGSVLFAGLDAATRFYFVHSYGVREWELHAGEGFAEPLVTWAEHGVPFVAAVENGPLKATQFHPEKSGDAGAVLLKNWLGTL encoded by the coding sequence GTGGTGGTAGGCAAGAAGGTCGTGGTGCTCGACTACGGGTCGGGCAATCTGCGCTCGGCCGAGCGGGCGCTGGCCAGGGTGGGCGCCGACGTGACCGTCACGTCCGACTTCGACGCCGCCATGGAGGCCGACGGGCTGGTGGTGCCGGGCGTCGGCGCGTTCGAGGCGTGCATGACCGGGCTCAGGAGCGTGCGCGGCGAGCGGATCATCGGGCGGCGCCTGTCCGGCGGGCGTCCGGTGCTGGGCATCTGCGTGGGCATGCAGATCCTGTTCGCCCGGGGCGTCGAGCACGGCGTGGAGACCGAGGGCTGCGCCGAGTGGCCGGGCACGGTGGAGCGGCTGGAGGCGCCCGTGCTGCCCCACATGGGGTGGAACACGGTCAAGGCGCCCGCCGGCAGCGTGCTGTTCGCCGGGCTCGACGCCGCGACCCGCTTCTACTTCGTGCACTCGTACGGGGTGCGCGAGTGGGAGCTGCACGCCGGTGAGGGGTTCGCCGAGCCGCTGGTCACCTGGGCCGAGCACGGCGTCCCGTTCGTGGCCGCCGTGGAGAACGGCCCGCTCAAGGCCACCCAGTTCCACCCCGAGAAGTCCGGCGACGCCGGAGCCGTGCTGCTGAAGAACTGGCTCGGCACGCTGTGA
- the priA gene encoding bifunctional 1-(5-phosphoribosyl)-5-((5-phosphoribosylamino)methylideneamino)imidazole-4-carboxamide isomerase/phosphoribosylanthranilate isomerase PriA, translated as MSLVLLPAVDVVEGQAVRLVQGEAGTETGYGEPLAAALAWQEAGAEWIHLVDLDAAFGRGSNRELLADVIGRLDVNVELSGGIRDDDSLAAALATGCRRVNIGTAALENPEWCRKVIAEHGDKIAVGLDVRGTTLAARGWTEDAGDLWEVLDRLEADGCPRYVVTDVTKDGMLKGPNLDLYRRILARTGRPVVASGGVSSVDDLVALASLVPDGLEGAIVGKALYAHAFTLEDALAAVRV; from the coding sequence ATGTCGCTCGTATTGCTCCCCGCCGTGGACGTCGTCGAGGGCCAGGCCGTACGCCTGGTGCAGGGCGAGGCCGGGACCGAGACCGGCTACGGCGAGCCGCTGGCCGCCGCGCTGGCCTGGCAGGAGGCGGGCGCCGAGTGGATCCATCTGGTCGACCTGGACGCCGCGTTCGGCCGGGGCAGCAACCGGGAGCTGCTCGCCGACGTCATCGGGCGGCTCGACGTGAACGTGGAGCTGTCCGGCGGCATCCGTGACGACGACTCCCTGGCCGCCGCGCTGGCCACCGGCTGCCGCCGGGTCAACATCGGCACCGCCGCCCTGGAGAATCCCGAGTGGTGCCGCAAGGTCATCGCCGAGCACGGCGACAAGATCGCGGTCGGGCTCGACGTGCGCGGCACCACGCTGGCCGCCCGCGGCTGGACCGAGGACGCCGGTGACCTGTGGGAGGTCCTCGACCGCCTGGAGGCCGACGGCTGCCCCCGCTACGTCGTCACCGACGTGACCAAGGACGGCATGCTGAAGGGCCCCAACCTCGACCTCTACCGCCGGATCCTGGCCCGCACCGGCCGGCCGGTCGTGGCCAGCGGCGGCGTCTCCTCCGTCGACGACCTGGTCGCGCTCGCGTCCCTCGTCCCCGACGGGCTGGAAGGCGCCATCGTGGGCAAGGCGCTCTACGCTCACGCGTTCACACTGGAAGACGCGCTTGCCGCAGTACGCGTGTAG
- a CDS encoding Rid family hydrolase: MSVSIFGMESTGRRVFSGGIWEERYGYARAVVAGDRVIVSGCTATVEGEVRHVGDAYRQSLTAIDIALEAVLMGGLTSDDVVMVRYYVVEQRHFDLVGQAIGEVFGKVRPACTGVRVAGLVDPRMLVEIEIEAHRA, from the coding sequence ATGAGCGTCAGCATCTTTGGTATGGAAAGCACCGGGCGCAGGGTGTTTTCCGGCGGCATCTGGGAGGAGCGGTACGGCTATGCCCGTGCCGTCGTGGCGGGTGACCGGGTGATCGTCTCCGGTTGCACGGCCACCGTCGAGGGAGAGGTGCGCCATGTCGGCGACGCCTACAGACAGAGCCTGACCGCGATCGACATCGCGCTGGAGGCCGTCCTGATGGGCGGTCTGACCAGCGATGACGTGGTCATGGTCCGTTACTATGTGGTGGAGCAGCGCCACTTCGACCTCGTCGGGCAGGCCATCGGCGAGGTCTTCGGCAAGGTGCGCCCCGCCTGCACCGGAGTGAGGGTGGCCGGGCTGGTCGACCCGAGAATGCTGGTCGAGATCGAAATCGAGGCACACCGAGCATGA
- the hisF gene encoding imidazole glycerol phosphate synthase subunit HisF: MTVAVRVIPCLDVDAGRVVKGVNFENLRDAGDPVELARRYDEEGADELTFLDITASSGERETMLDVVRRTAEQVFIPLTVGGGVRAVEDVNRLLRAGADKVSLNTAAIARPELLTEASRRFGAQCVVLSVDARRAPGTPSGFEVTTHGGRRGTGIDAVEWAARGEELGVGEILLNSMDGDGTLDGYDLEMLRAVRAAVRVPVIASGGAGRLEDFSPAVAAGADAVLAASVFHFGTLKISEVKDTLRMAGHPVR, from the coding sequence ATGACCGTAGCCGTAAGAGTCATTCCCTGTCTCGACGTGGACGCCGGCCGCGTGGTCAAGGGCGTCAACTTCGAGAACCTCCGCGACGCGGGAGACCCGGTCGAGCTGGCCAGGCGCTATGACGAGGAGGGCGCCGACGAGCTGACCTTCCTCGACATCACCGCGTCGTCCGGCGAGCGGGAGACCATGCTCGACGTGGTGCGCAGGACCGCCGAGCAGGTGTTCATCCCGCTCACCGTCGGCGGCGGCGTGCGGGCGGTGGAGGACGTCAACCGCCTGCTGCGGGCCGGGGCCGACAAGGTGTCCCTCAACACGGCCGCCATCGCCCGGCCCGAGCTGCTCACGGAGGCGTCGCGGCGCTTCGGCGCCCAGTGCGTCGTGCTGTCGGTGGACGCCCGCCGCGCGCCCGGCACCCCCAGCGGGTTCGAGGTGACCACGCACGGCGGTCGCCGCGGCACCGGGATCGACGCGGTGGAGTGGGCGGCCCGCGGCGAGGAGCTCGGGGTGGGGGAGATCCTGCTCAACTCGATGGACGGTGACGGCACGCTCGACGGCTACGACCTGGAGATGCTGCGCGCGGTCCGCGCTGCGGTGCGGGTGCCGGTGATCGCCAGTGGCGGCGCCGGCCGGCTGGAGGACTTCTCTCCGGCGGTGGCGGCGGGCGCCGACGCCGTGCTCGCGGCGTCGGTGTTCCACTTCGGCACGCTCAAGATCTCCGAGGTCAAGGACACGCTCCGGATGGCGGGCCACCCGGTCCGCTAG